In Nocardioides sp. InS609-2, a single genomic region encodes these proteins:
- a CDS encoding cupin domain-containing protein: protein MSLDPAVTNPDHYEVVFENERVRVLEYKDEPGESTTPHQHPDSVMYTLSSFRRRLVSGEVLREVEMKAGMVGWLPAQQHHGENVGDTPTHVIFVELKEPRADLTGSAPSTELGPQP, encoded by the coding sequence ATGAGCCTTGACCCTGCCGTCACCAACCCGGACCACTACGAGGTCGTCTTCGAGAACGAGCGCGTCCGAGTGCTGGAGTACAAGGACGAGCCCGGAGAAAGCACGACGCCGCACCAGCATCCAGACAGTGTGATGTACACGCTGAGCTCCTTTCGGAGACGCCTTGTGTCGGGCGAAGTACTGCGCGAAGTCGAGATGAAGGCTGGCATGGTCGGCTGGCTGCCGGCTCAGCAACATCACGGCGAGAACGTCGGAGACACTCCAACCCACGTGATTTTCGTGGAACTCAAGGAGCCACGAGCGGACCTGACGGGATCGGCGCCAAGCACCGAGCTCGGTCCGCAGCCTTGA
- a CDS encoding VOC family protein has product MAHVQRFDHIGITVADLDSVTAFFVGLGLEVEGTGSVEGEFVETVCGIPGAHCEIAMLRPPDGGSRLELACFVRPDHVPGSPTAMANELGLRNVSFEVGDLKAAVDAVGRVRTRWRHRRVREQCADGLRAWARRDHRVPVRANRLTRVRVDHVCQSGKCLVAASAPASLAVAVELRRAMGS; this is encoded by the coding sequence ATGGCACACGTACAACGTTTCGACCACATCGGCATTACCGTCGCGGACCTCGACTCGGTGACCGCGTTCTTCGTCGGGCTGGGTCTTGAGGTCGAGGGCACCGGATCTGTGGAGGGCGAGTTCGTGGAGACCGTGTGCGGCATCCCGGGCGCGCACTGTGAGATCGCGATGCTGCGGCCGCCCGACGGAGGGTCCCGGCTGGAGCTTGCGTGCTTCGTGAGGCCCGACCACGTGCCCGGATCGCCCACAGCAATGGCCAACGAGCTTGGCCTGCGCAACGTGTCCTTCGAGGTCGGCGACCTCAAGGCGGCCGTGGATGCGGTCGGACGGGTACGGACTCGTTGGCGGCATCGGCGAGTACGAGAACAGTGTGCGGATGGCCTACGTGCGTGGGCCCGAAGGGATCATCGTGTCCCTGTTCGAGCAAATCGGCTGACGCGCGTGCGCGTTGACCACGTGTGTCAATCCGGGAAGTGTCTAGTAGCCGCGTCGGCGCCTGCCAGCCTTGCCGTAGCCGTCGAGTTGCGTCGTGCTATGGGCAGTTGA